From Treponema sp. OMZ 787:
ATTGTTAATGCATTCTTCCATATATGCCTGATTGTGTTCTTTGTAAATAGGATGTGTTTTTTTTATTTTTTTTAAATCCTCATACGGAATACATTTTTTGCCGCGATAATTTTTATCCAACCATTCTTCAGAAACCTTATACCCTCTTTTATGCATTTCGTTCATGATAAGTTCATGGTACTGAAAGAGTTTGTACGGCGAGTATAAAAATACATAATCCACTACCGAATGCTTTTTACCCCAGCCGTTTCCGCGTAATGCACAGCACTCTCTGTGCTGCCCGAGAAGCTGCTGAGCCGGAAGTTTTGCTATAAGGTCTTCATGCCATAACCGCATTGTTTTCCTCCGTTTTATTCGTGCGGAGGGTTTAATACCCCGACGCTCTGCGTCGTAACAAAGGTATTAAAGCCGACTGCAACCACCTTATGAGAACAACATACCCCGATGCTTTGCGTCGGGGTTGTTGATTAAAGATAGTGGAAGCTTCCAAATATTTGTTAGGATATTTTTTTAACAATGTTGAAAGATAGCTTAACACCTCATTTTGATCTATTTTATTTTCCTTATAGCGGGATATCAGATGTAAAAAATGTGTTTTTTCATCTTTGCCTGCACTGTTTTTAAAATAGCCCCATATATGCTGTAATGCATTTATTATTTCGCTTTTATTTTCATCAAGTTTAAGGGCATTATCAATTAACAGTTTAAGCTCATCCGGATTTGCTGTATCCGTTTTTAAATACTCCCGTATTTCTTTATATATTTTTTGAGACTTACTTAAAACCAGATATTTGTTTTCAGCCCATAACTTTTGAGCCGCTTTTTTTTGTGTATTCATATATATCCTAAAAAAAGATTTTATTACTTTTTTATTGTGCCTTATTTATGTTTCCTTTGAAATTATTTAATTGTATATTAGTTTGATAAAATGAAATTTATTAATCAGGCAATATTTTTTTTTAACATCACATATTCATTCGTTCTATATTCTTCTTTTTATTTCCATCTTGGGATAAATACTATAAAAAAAGACATTAGAACACCTTGTAAAAAATTACTGATGATTTTTTTGCAAGGTGTTCATGAGTATAAAGATAAGATTATGCTATTCTATAATCGTTACTCTGTCATCAATATTTTCTTTTTCTTTCGGGTCGGGCTCGCTGCCGATACCGCCGAAGGGCATTTGAGCAATCAGCACATATTCCTGCGGAATGGAAAAAAGCGATTTTACCTTTTCATCAATAACGGGATTGTAGTGCTGCAGTGAAGCTCCAATGCCTGCTTCCCGTAAGGCTGTCCAAACGGCGAGCTGAAGCATTCCGTTTGCCTGATTTGCCCATACGGGGAAATTGGCGGCGTAAGAAGCAAATTTTTCTTGCAGAGCCTTTACGGTTTTTTCGTCATAAAAGAACAGAACCGTACCTGCTCCCGCCTTAAAAGAATCGATTTTTTCACGCGGAACTTTGCCGCCGAATGCTTCGTATATCGAATCCCACAATAAATCATGCTTTTCGCCGAATACTGTAACTACCCGTGCACTTTTCATATTAAAGGCATCAGGCACCAATTCTACCGCTTTTTTTATTAAAGCACCGGCTTCTGCGGCAGACACCGGCAGGTTTTTATTAATGTTGTAATAAGACCTGCGTTTTTCTAAAGATTGTATAATTCCCATATCCTTCTCCTATTTATCAATAAATGTTCCGTTATGCAAATCACTAAAAGCCTTTTGCAATTCTTCTTTTGTATTCATTACGATGGGACCTCCCCATGCAATGGATTCGTTTAAGGTTTTTGAGCCGACCAACAAAACTTTTGCCGTATCTGTTCCTGCCTTTATCGTAACGGAGTTTCCTTCAGTCAGTTTTACTGCCGTTTTTTCTTTTACGGTCTGACCGCTTATAACCGCATCCGAAAGGAGGGTAAACAGCATAACCGAATCGTCATGTTCCGTTTCGATTGTTATTTCGGCACCTGCATTGAGTGTAATGTCGTAATAGTTAAGCGGAAGATACTTGCTTTTAAAGCCTGTGTGTTCTTTATATGAGCCTGCAAGCAAGCGTATATAACCTCCGTCAAAAGGTATTTCCTTAATTTCCGTATTTTTTATGCTGCGGTATTCCGGCGGTACCATTTTTTTAGCCGCAGGCAAATTGAGCCAAAGCTGAACACCGAGGAGACGATCGCTTGCAGGCAGCTTTTCTTCATGAAGAATTCCTTTTCCGGCTGTCATCCATTGTACTTCGCCGTCGCCTACCGTGTCTTCAAAGCCAAGGCTGTCCTTGTGCTGCATTTTTCCCTTGTACACATAGCTGATTGTTTCAATTCCTCTATGAGGGTGCATTGGGAAACCTGCCGTGTAATCATCTGGATTGGTGCTGTCAAAAGAATCAAGCATTAAGATGGGATCAAAATCGCTTGTTGTTCCGTGCCCCAACACCCGTACAAGATGAACTCCTGCTCCGTCTTGTGTAGGGAAGCCTGTAACTGCTGTTTTTATTTTTCTTTCCATAGGTTTTTCCTTTTCCTTGAGATATAAAATACATAATACATAGCATTTAGTCAAATTTAATTATGTATTTTAAAAATAAATTTTATATGTTTTCTTCGTCTTTTTTTGTTTGAACTTTAAAACTTGCATATGTACCATAACTCCCGTTTTTATATTTTTACCGGATATATAATAATCCCTGAACTTAAAAAAAACGCTAAAAAATGATAGAATATAAACCGTAAAAAAGACGGACAAATCTTTTTTGGAGGCGGGCTATGCATACGGGCGTTGATTTTTGGAAGAATTACATGGATAGATGGTTCGGAAATGAGCTGATAGCCGAATGGAATAAAAACGTAAAAATCGAAGAGATACAATCAATTAACGGCCCAATAAATATTGAAGTGTATAAAACCGATAACATCAATAATCCTACTCTGGTGTTTTCGCACGGTATTGCAGGGTATGCTCGTCTGCTGCTCCCCTTTTTGATGCCCTTATATAAATTAGGGTATAACATCATTGCGCCGGACTTAGAGGGGTATGGCTATAATAAACGTGTAAAAGGGAACTTTACCTGGAACGAACATTTAGTAAATCTAAAAGATACAGTTGAATATGCGAGAAAAAACTTTACCGGGAAAGTATTTCTCGGAGGAGCCAGTATGGGCGGCCCCTTAGCTTATGCTTGCGATGCAAGATATAATCTCGCCGATGGATTAATATGCTGGTGTCTATGGGATTTTCCCGGTCCGCATTTTCCCTTAAAAAAGAAAACATACCGGAGATGGGCAAAAGAGGTAGATGCTTTTATAAAAGAAATATAGCCTGGCAGTTAAGAATCAATTAGTATTTGATAAAGTTACTTCTTTATTTGAATCGCCTCGCGGCAATGCCCTAAGCATTTACGGCATTAACGTTTTTCCCGTTTTCCATGCCTGACCGACTTTTTCGCCGATTGCATAATAACCGTACTGAAATTGATCAAATACAAAGGCGTTTAGTTTTGCAGGGTTTATTTTGCCGTTTTCGTCGAGTACTTTTTCATCGGCTATGACGTTGACTATTTCTCCTACAACGCGGAAGCCGAAGCGGTCATTCTGGATGGCGGCTGCCGTACATTCAAGCGTCAACGGAAATTCTTCTACGATGGGAGCATCCACACGGCTGCTTTTTACCGCATGCAATCCCGATCGTTCAAATTTATCGTGCATGGTATTTGCACTCGCAATTCCGAAAAAATCCGCCGCTTCAATATGCGGAATATCCGCC
This genomic window contains:
- a CDS encoding TIGR02328 family protein yields the protein MRLWHEDLIAKLPAQQLLGQHRECCALRGNGWGKKHSVVDYVFLYSPYKLFQYHELIMNEMHKRGYKVSEEWLDKNYRGKKCIPYEDLKKIKKTHPIYKEHNQAYMEECINNLLGKSIILDF
- a CDS encoding YbgA family protein, whose protein sequence is MNTQKKAAQKLWAENKYLVLSKSQKIYKEIREYLKTDTANPDELKLLIDNALKLDENKSEIINALQHIWGYFKNSAGKDEKTHFLHLISRYKENKIDQNEVLSYLSTLLKKYPNKYLEASTIFNQQPRRKASGYVVLIRWLQSALIPLLRRRASGY
- a CDS encoding nitroreductase family protein, with the protein product MGIIQSLEKRRSYYNINKNLPVSAAEAGALIKKAVELVPDAFNMKSARVVTVFGEKHDLLWDSIYEAFGGKVPREKIDSFKAGAGTVLFFYDEKTVKALQEKFASYAANFPVWANQANGMLQLAVWTALREAGIGASLQHYNPVIDEKVKSLFSIPQEYVLIAQMPFGGIGSEPDPKEKENIDDRVTIIE
- a CDS encoding pirin family protein — protein: MERKIKTAVTGFPTQDGAGVHLVRVLGHGTTSDFDPILMLDSFDSTNPDDYTAGFPMHPHRGIETISYVYKGKMQHKDSLGFEDTVGDGEVQWMTAGKGILHEEKLPASDRLLGVQLWLNLPAAKKMVPPEYRSIKNTEIKEIPFDGGYIRLLAGSYKEHTGFKSKYLPLNYYDITLNAGAEITIETEHDDSVMLFTLLSDAVISGQTVKEKTAVKLTEGNSVTIKAGTDTAKVLLVGSKTLNESIAWGGPIVMNTKEELQKAFSDLHNGTFIDK
- a CDS encoding alpha/beta hydrolase codes for the protein MHTGVDFWKNYMDRWFGNELIAEWNKNVKIEEIQSINGPINIEVYKTDNINNPTLVFSHGIAGYARLLLPFLMPLYKLGYNIIAPDLEGYGYNKRVKGNFTWNEHLVNLKDTVEYARKNFTGKVFLGGASMGGPLAYACDARYNLADGLICWCLWDFPGPHFPLKKKTYRRWAKEVDAFIKEI
- a CDS encoding flavin reductase family protein, coding for MKKDLGVHPFVFPMPVLMVATYNEDGSVDVMNMAWGGICDNNMVALNLDESHKTSANIKNRKAFTLSVADIPHIEAADFFGIASANTMHDKFERSGLHAVKSSRVDAPIVEEFPLTLECTAAAIQNDRFGFRVVGEIVNVIADEKVLDENGKINPAKLNAFVFDQFQYGYYAIGEKVGQAWKTGKTLMP